Genomic DNA from Gemmatimonadota bacterium:
CCTGCCGGACATGCAGCAGGACCCCACGCTGATCATGCCTTCTCCCGCTCCTCAGTAACTAATCTTCCGCTCCCCGGCGACTCGCCTTTGACTGGCTGAAAAAGCGTGCCTGGACGATCTCCTCTATCGAACCACGTGACGGAAGCAGCGAACCAGCTCGGATGGTGGCTGCGGCTTCCCCCGACCAACCTGATAGATCGCGGCGATCACGTCCGTTTCCGCCACGCCCTCTACTTGATGATCCACCAGACCGCCACCGTACTCTACGGGATGAACGGCCTGCCGGAGATCATGTATTATCCGTCGCGGCTCGAAGGCGCGCGAAACCGGCTGAACGGGTTGTCACGGGCGCTGGAAAACGCAGGCGATGCCCTGTGGACGCTGGCGACCGAACGGGTACCTGAAAAGGCGTGGGCAGCCGCGTCCCGGCTGATGCGGGATACCCTGGCGTTGCTGCACGAATCCGGTGGCGATCATGGCACGTTGGACCAGGATATCGAGGAAGGGTCCTTCAAGCCGGATCAATCCCGGGATCCTGGTGAGCTGTACGCCTTGGCCGCCGAAATCGTGGAGAGGATCCGGCTGCTCGAGGGAACGAGCGCCGTGGCGCTGGGTGGATCCCTGGGAAGAGGTTACGCCGACCGCCAGTCGGACATCGACCTGCTCGTGTTCGGGCCGGGCATTCCCCGGGAGGCCGATCGCCGCCGGTTGATCTCGGCGTGGCCGGACATGCGGCACGGTCCCCTGATTGAGCCGGCCTGCGACAGCGTGGTGCTTGACGGGGCGATGGTCCACATCCGTTACTGGACCCGGCAGACCGTGGAAGATATGCTGAAGGCGTTTCCCAGGCCGCCCGAGCAGCGGATTCTCGCCGAAGAGTTGCAGTGCTGCCATGCGCTGGTCGATCCGGATGGTCGGCTGAGTGTGTGGCAGAATGTATTGGAAAAGTTACCCGCTGAATTGGTTAAAGCGGTGATCGGTGAAGCACAGGATCGGCTGCCCCTGTTTCGGAACCAGTGGCGAACGGCACAGGGCGCTGACGACCGGGGCCACCTTTACTGTCTGGCCAACCAGGCCGTGAACGATTTACTGATCGCGCTGTACATAAGGAATGGACGGTTTCTGAGTACGCCTCGGTGGGTCCACAAAGATATCGGAGTGTGTGCTACCTTGCCAGCGGACCTGGGGGCGAATCTCTCTCGGCTCGTAGATGGGATCATCGACAGGGAAGATATGGTGGCCAGATGGACGGTACTGGAGGATCTGTGGGACAGGTCTGAATCTCTGCACACCACATTGGAGTGATGTCTCATCCATCTTTAGCTGCGAGATAAATCTGCAGATTGCGACTATTGACAATGACTGTTCTAATTGACATTTTTAACACAATCAATATGTTGTGTAATGATACCTGCTTTCGACAGTTCCGGAAACCTTCCTCCAGGTGTTTACTGGTCTGCCTGGGAAGAGGTGTCGACCAGATTTGGGACAAATCCATGGAGACGGTTAATTCTTTCCGGTCTTCGAGAAGCACTGTCGAATCTTAAACTTGCTGGTTGTCAAAAGGTCTATCTAGACGGTAGCTTTGTTTCCAGCAAGAACATGCCGAATGACTTCGATGCATGTTGGGATGAAAACGGAGTAAATCCGACTGTTCTTGACCCAATTCTGTTAACTTTTGATTCCGGCAGGGCTACCCAGAAAGCAAGGTACATGGGGGAGTTGTTTCCTGCCTCTGTTTCAGCAAATAACGACGGACTGTCATTCTATGAATTCTTCCAGACAGACAAACACACTGGAAACAAAAAAGGGATAATCGCGCTGGATTTGGGAGATCTCAAATGATTAAGAACGAGAGACAATATCTAATCACCAAAGCACAGTTATCGCGATTCGTGCGTACCTTGGAAGGCCTGAGCGAAGAGGTGGGGGTACATCCGCTGATCCTGAAGGCGCAGAAAGATGCGGTGCGTAGCCAGCTTTGCGATTTGGAAGCAGACTTACGCGAATATGAATCATTGAAGGCAGGCAGATTCAAGTTGGAACAGCTTAAGACCGTCAGAGAAATACCGACCATACTGATCAAAGCGAGAATCGCTCAGGGCCTAAGCCAGAAAGACCTGGCGAAGCGGCTCGGTTTGAAAGAGCAACAGATACAGCGATACGAAGCGACTGACTATGCTTCCGCCAGGCTTACAAGAATACGCGAGATCGCTGAAGCCTTAGATATTGAATACTAACCCAAACGAATTCGATCGAGTTGAACGTAACATTGGAATCAAGTGATTTGCACAGTACCACTAACAACGACTAATTCAAATGGATTGTTTAGCATAAGGAATTGTAGCGATGGGACACACTGACCATGAAACAGACCAAACAGGTTGTGATGTCATGGAGGAGTTTCGAACCTTTCTTATTGAATTAGCAAACAACCTTACTTCTCATCTTGACATTCCTGAAGGTGTACCCAGTCAGTGGTGGTCTAGAGTCGATGAAGGCTCTCTTTTTCTTAACTCGAAAGAATATCAACAGTATAACCATATTCTACGAAAGTTGATGGAATCCGGTAGATGTGAATACCTATACAGTGCCCAACTGTCAACGTCCGCCAGGTTTGGGCGCGCATGGCCTCGCAACTAATCGCGAAATCTGAAGCAGCAAATAGCTGGGGAGGACGTACCATTTGGATAGTTCAGGATTTGTTGGCTGATTACATTCGTACACAAACTGCTTTGCCACTAGATGATCTACACTCCCCAGATTGGATTCCGGATGAAGTAAATATGGTTGTGGCGAATTTGAGTGGACCTGTTGCGCTGTATGCCGGACCTATCAGGCCACGAGGTAAAGATCAGGCATGCTGGATGGAAATACTAGGAGCCGCTCATTTACCGTCTAAAGAAGCAATCACAAGTAAACTACGAGAAAGGAATAACCTCACTTCCACACGTGTATCATTGGAATAGAAGTCCCTAGTCGCTAGAGAATCCCGGTTTGAGATATTTAAGACAAAGCAGTCGTGATACACTAACTGTGCGAGAGCGTAGTGAGTTGATGGGCCGTATTCGATCCGTGAATACGAAGCCCGAGATGCGCGTACGGCGGCTGGTGCACGGTATGGGATACCGTTACCGTTTACACGCAAAGGATCTTCCGGGTCGACCGGATCTTGTATTCCGTCCACGACGCAAGGTCATCTTTGTTCACGGTTGTTTCTGGCATCGTCATAGAGGATGCTCAAATAACCGAATGCCGAAATCACCTGAACGGCTATTTTATTGGCGTAAAAAGTTGGATGGCAATGCTCAACGCGATAGGGAACATTATTCTGCTTTGCGGAGCATGGGGTGGCAGGTACTCGTGATCTGGGAATGCGAGACAAAGGAACCAGAATCCGTCAAAGAGAAAGTTAGAGCATTCCTAAAATATAACGAGGAATAACGGCATCAGATTTCGCTAACTCCTGACTTCGCTTTAAGGTACATCTTCGACGGTTAAACGAACTCATCATTGGCAACCTAGCTAAGAACCGGGTAGGTAGTAGTTCGAAGTCATAGCTTTACATCCCTAAATCCTCAATTCAAACCCATCCTCGGTCTGCCTCAAGCTCTCTGCTACCAGATCGTCGGATATCCGGACGACTACGCCGGAACCCGAATCGCCGATCGGCTCGAAGGATACGCCGAGGTTTCTGTCCCTGCCCCCGGCCTGCGCGACGTCGACCACGAGCCTGTTGCGATCGGATGAAAACGTATCGAGCAGGCCTTCCGGAACGTCTACGTCATCCACGACGACGGTCAAACCCTCCGCATCCCACGATTCAATTACCCCGTCGAACCGGTTCAACGTCCATACGACCGGTTCATTCTCCTTCGTATTGAGTGAAACGATCCGTTCGTCCTCCATCACGACGCCGAGTCGCTCGCCGGCAACAAGCAGATGGGTGAGATCTTCCCTCGGTCCGCCGCATCCCATAGCGATCAGCAGGGCAGCCAGAACGAAGTATCGCATGTTTATGTGGTACATGGTCGTCTCCCGGATGCAGCGCGCCGGTTGTGCTTCGCCGCCTGAATTCGCGTACATCACGCGTGGATCCCGCCTCGATCACGCCTCCTCAATAAACCGTTCCACGTCCACGAGGACCCCGTCCCGGCGTGCCGAATCCCATCCGGCCAGGATAGGTGCGAGCGATCTGAGCCCGTCGTGGTAATCGCTCTGAAGCAGATTCGGATCGTTCGACCGGACCGCCTCGACGAAGGCCTGGTCCTGGGCCAGCCATGGGTCGAAGGGATCGGCCTCGTAGACGACCTCGTCATTCACCTCTATCCGTTCATAACCGAAAACCCCCAGCCTCCCGCCGTCGAAGTAGATCTTGAAATAGGGCTCTTCGCCCGGGCCGGTCGGATCGGATTCGATGAAGGTCAGCGTCGCCGTGGCGCCTTCCGACAATTGGTAATGGAAGGACGAGGAAAGAGGGGTGTGGTATTCCTCCGGATGGTACAGGAATGCCTGGGCCTTGAGGACGTCCTGCCCCGTCATGAACCGGGTGTAGTCCGTGGCGTGCACGCCCCAGTCGAAGAAGCGGACGCCGCCTTTCTCCACCTGGTGCGACCATGCGGTGGGGGCAACAGCGGCCGGTTTTGGGTTATGCGAGATCTGCTGGAAACGGACATGCACTACGCGCTTGTCCCGGAGCAGCCGCCGGGCTTCCTGGAAGATCGGCCGGTACCGTTCCCGAAAGCCTACCGTGCTGATGACGCCGCCCTTCCGCACCGCCGCGTCGATCCGCTTCGCCAGGGCCATGTCCATGGCCTGGGGCTTCTCGCTGAAAAGCTGGATGCCGCGTTCGGCCGCAGCGATCTCCACGTCGGTGCGGGCGAAGGCCGGCACGATAGACCAGAGGGCGTCGAGGTCTTCGGCTTCCAGCATCGCGTGGGCGTCCGTGTAGGTACGGGCAACCCCGAACTGCGCAGCCGCTTCACGTAGCGCGTCTTCATTGATATCGCACAGCGCCGCAATCTCGACGCCGTCGATCCGGCACAGGTTGGGCAGGTGGGTGGCCTGTGCGAACCGGCCGGTTCCGTAGACGGCCACGCGTACGGGTCTTCCGGGCATGGGGGTCTCCTGTTTCCCGCTGGCGTGACGCGGCCAGCGCGGTTTGCGACTATTTCGTAATCTGATCTCTAATGGGCGCCGGATCTATATCGCCGGCATTTCCACGCCAAGGCCAGCCGCGGTTTCCGTGATCGTGTTCCAGGTCTTGTCCGGGATGTAGATGCCCTCGGCAAGCCGCTGCTGCCGTACGTCCTCCTCGATTTCGCCCGGTGCGTAGACCCTGTCGAATCCCGGCAGGGGTTTCGCCGAACCCACGTAGGCGACGTGGGCTTCGATTTCCGCCTTGTAGTCGGCTGGGTCCATGAAGGCCCCGATGTCCAGTGCGGCGATCAGGATCCCTCCCCCGCCCTTGCCGCCCGTACACCCCGCGTTCGACAGGGGGCCGATAATCATCTCGATCATCATGGCCAGGCCGTGTCCCTTGTGGCCGAACTGCAGACCGCCCAGGGGCAGGACGGCCACCTGGTCCGGCTCGGCGTGATACCGGCTGCCGTCGTTCACGTAGCGGCCCTGCTGGTCGATCAACCATCCGTCCGGCATGGGCTCGCCGCGCTCTATCTTCTGCTCCACCTTGCCGCCCGCGACCACGCTGAGTGTCATGTCCAGCATGAGGGGCGGACCCTGTGCGCGGGGCACGGCGAAGGCGATGGGCTCAGGCCGCAGGCGCCGGTCAGCGCTACCGTAGGGCGCCACGAATTCGCCGCCGCCGTTGAGTCCCACCATGCCGATCATGCCCTGTTCGGCGATCCGAGGGGGGAAGTCGCCCAACCGGCCGATGTGGGAGACGTTCCGCAGCGCGATCATGCCGATCGTGGCGCTGCGCGCCTTTTCAACCGCCAGGGACAGGGCCTTTGTCACCGCTACGATGCCGTTGGCACCGTTCCCGTCGATCTGCGCGAATCCGGGCCGGTCCGCCACCACGATATGGTCTTCCCAGGGCCTGTAATCCGACTGCAGGGACGGGACGTAGCGGGGCATGAACCACACACCGTGGGAATCGTGCCCGAGCAGGTTGCTGGTCGTCAGGTGATCGGCGAGGATGTGGGCGTCTTCCGCCGGGATGCCGGTCGCCTCGAAGATCGCGCGGCTGAGACTGTTGAGCTTGTCGAAGGGCACTACGGGCATGGATCGACTCCTGTGATTTCCGTAAGCGTGGCTGGGTGGAAATGGGTATATGGATACAGAACTTACGTTTTCAATCCTGGGATGAAAACAGTCTTATGTCGATGCATCAATGGAAAGAAAACGAATCCATATACGAGACCCCATGCTTAAAAAACAACTGATTAAGAAAGTACCATCTCTCAAAGTTGTCCATCGGTAGGGAACAACGCGGCTCAATCAGTAGTGGAGACTGATTACTAAGAGGTCATAATGGAATCGATTTTCAACGATTTAATTGAAAAGTGGCATGGTCCTGTTCCGAGTTCCACGCTTGTTCTGTTCATAGCTGCAGTAGTACCAGGGGTTATCATTGTTTTTGTGAGGTCACAGTTTGTCAAAGGGAGCAGCCTTCCGTACCCAGCAGGGTTTCTTTCCTATCTGACTGTTTCGACGGTTTACTGGATGGTTTTATTGGTATTGATTTTCCCTCTGGGGATGTTGATATTGGACTACGCACGAATACACTACTTGATTGCTCCATTTTAATGAATGTAAAGAATTTACCTTTGTTGTTATTGTCCCAATACTCGTTGGATTTGTTTCCGGGTGGGTGGCAACCAGGGGTTATGTTTACAGGATCCTGTACTTCCTGAAACTAAACCCCTTTCATCCTACTCCGACAGCATGGGAATGGTGTTTTTCTGAATCCGTTGAACAGTTCATATTGATTACATTAAAAAACAGTGTTCAGTTTGGAGGGATGCTTGATTCTGATAGTTTCGCTTCGTCAGATATAGAAAACCAGGCTATCTACATATCTGAAGTTTACGAAATTGATTACCAGAATAACTGGATTCCCCAGGGTCGTGGCGTTTCCTTTCGAGTGGGGAGATTTCTTCAGTAGAATTCATTCCGATTAAGGAAGAGGAGCAGTCAAATGTCAAAAACACCCCAACCTCCAGAAAAAGGGTACGGGCCTACTCGCCATAAACCCACGGGGATTCAGACCGAAACCTAATCCGAACAGACCTGCGAATCCGAAACCTCCCAATGTGGGTAGCGCCCTGAAACCACCCCCCAGATCCAGGTAGTCTCTAAAGCCCCCAATCCAACATTGACTGGAACTCAAACCCCGCTTCCCGGAGCGGGGTTTTTTGGTAGAAGGGAATGGTCCAGGAATGTCATACTGAGCCAATCAGAAATGCGAACGCCCTTGACACGCCAGACAGGCATGATTAATTTGACCTCTATGTCTAATTGGCAATGCCAATATGGCACGATTAGTTGTGTGTGACAGATTGGCAGAAGACAGGAGAGCGTGGCAGTACCACCAGGTGTTTCGCTACAATGTGTATAACATCTTGAATAACAAACATTTAAGTTTCAATTACCGTGTTATGTGGGCGGGCTTGTCAACGGTGGCACGGAAATTGCACGTAAGAAAGCGGACGAGATAACTGTTCATTATCGTGATCGTGCTGATTTCAAAATCAGCGTTCTTATCACCAGTGAAAGGAGCAGGAAGCAATGAACGTACAACCTTTGGGCGACCGGGTTCTGGTCAAGCGCCTCGAGGAAGAAGAGGTACAGCGCGGCGGTATCATCATTCCCGATACGGCCAAGGAAAAGCCGCAGCAGGGCGAGGTCGTGGCGGCCGGTCCGGGGCGCGTCGGCGACAACGGCGACCGCGTGGCGCTGGAAGTCAAGGTCGGCGACAAGATCCTCTTTGGCAAATACTCCGGAACGGAAGTCAATCTGGATGATTCCGAATACCTCATGATGCGGGAAGAGGACATCCTGGGTATCGTGTCGTAGATCATCGAGTGTCCGAACCGTAACCTGCAAGGTCCGGTTGCGGCTGAATCAGCGCGTATGCAAGGAGGGTTGAACCAGTGGCAAAGCAGTTGAAATTCAGGGATGAAGCGCGGCGCTCCGTGCTGAGCGGTGTGGAGACCCTTGCCAAGGCGGTGAAGGTCACCCTGGGTCCCAAGGGCCGGAACGTGGTGCTCGACAAGAAGTTCGGTTCGCCGACCGTCACGAAGGACGGCGTGTCGGTGGCCAAGGAAATCGAATTGCAGGACCCCTACGAGAACATGGGGGCCCAGATGGTCAAGGAAGTGGCTTCGAAGACCAGCGATATCGCCGGCGACGGGACCACGACGGCCACGGTGCTGGCCGAGGCCATCTACCGCGAAGGGCTGAAGAACGTGACCGCCGGTCACAATCCCATGGCCCTGAAGCGCGGTATCGAGAAGGCCGTTTCCGCGGTAGTGGACGAGATCGAGGGCATCAGCCAGCCGACGGCCGGCAAGACCGAGATCGCCCAGGTCGCGACGATTTCCGCCAACAACGACCCCGAGATCGGCGACCTGATCGCCAATGCCATGGAGAAGGTGGGCAAGGACGGGGTCATCACGGTGGAAGAGGCCAAGAGCATGGACACCATGCTCGACGTGGTCGAGGGCATGCAGTTCGACAAGGGGTACATTTCCCCGTATTTCGTGACGGACTCCGAACGCATGGAATGCAGCCTGGACGATCCCTACATCCTGATCCACGAGAAGAAGATCAGCGCGATGAAGGACCTCCTGCCCATCCTCGAGAAGGTCGTGCAGCAGGGCAAGTCCATGCTGATCATCGCCGAGGACGTGGAAGGCGAGGCCCTGGCCACGCTGGTGGTTAACAAGCTGCGCGGCACCATGCGCATCTCGGCCGTCAAGGCACCGGGGTTCGGCGACCGCCGGAAGGCCATGCTGGAAGACATCGCGATCCTGACCGGCGGCCGGGTGATCACCGAGGACATCGGCATCAAGCTCGAGAACGTGACCTTCGAGGATCTCGGCCAGGCCAAGCGCGTGGTGATCGACAAGGACGAGACGACGGTCATCGAGGGCGCCGGTTCCCAGTCCGAGATCGAAGGCCGTATCTCCCAGATCCGTCGCCAGATCGATGAGACGACGTCCGACTACGACCGCGAGAAGCTGCAGGAACGCCTGGCCAAGCTGGCGGGCGGCGTGGCCGTGATCAACGTCGGCGCGGCGACCGAGACGGAGATGAAGGAAAAGAAGGCCCGCGTGGAAGACGCGCTCCACGCGACCCGCGCGGCCGTGGAGGAAGGCATCGTGCCCGGCGGCGGCGTCGTATACCTCAGGGGAAGCGGCGCACTGGACGGGCTGCAGGTCAACGGTGACGAGGCCACCGGAGTGAGCATCCTGCGAAGGGCGCTCGAAGAGCCGCTGCGGCATATCGCGGCCAACGCCGGCGCGGAAGGGTCGGTCATCATCGAGCACGTGAAGCAGAAGGAAGGCGCCGTGGGTTACAACGCCAATACGGGCGACTACGAGGATCTCATGTCGGTCGGCGTGATCGACCCGGCGAAGGTAACGCGCATCGCGTTGCAAAACGCTTCCAGCATCGCGTCCCTCCTGCTGACCACCGAGACCCTGGTGACAGACATTCCCGAGAAGGAGCCACCTCCCGCGCCGGGCGGCTACGGCGGTGGCGGCATGGGCGGCATGGGCGGCATGATGTAGGCCTCCAGGCCAACCTGCCAGGCAGTTTAAGTGCGTGAAGACCGGCGTCGGCTGTCTTAGTCGGCGCCGGTTTTGTTAGGAAGGAACGCATGCCTACCTACCAGTACCGCTGCAACAAATGCAGGCACGAGTTTTCCGAGTTCCAGTCGATCACGGCGGATCCCCTTTCCACCTGTCCGGAATGCGGCGGCGCCGTGAAACGCCTCATCAGCGGTGGGGCGGGCTTCCTGTTCAAGGGCGATGGATTCTATACCACGGACTACCGGAGCGAGAACTACAAGCAGGCCGAGAAGGCCGACCGGGAGTCTTCTTCGTCCAAGTCGGACGGCGGGTCCGACGGGTCCAAATCCGACGCCAAGTCCAGCGGCGGCGGGTCCTCCGACGCGTCCGGTTCCGGTGACAAGTCGAAATCCGAAGCCTCCCCGAAGGCCGACTCGTCTTCCGGTCCGTCTGGTCCGTCTGGTCAGCCTGGTCAGCCTGGTTAGCCTGGTTAGCCTGGTCCGTCCGGCCCGTCCGGTTCGGCCGGTCCGCCCGCGTCCAACTGAAGGATCATCATGAGCACAGAAGAAGCGAAATCACCGGACGACATCAAGGCCATTCACGACCGGATCTACGAGCAGAGCGTCTTCGTCGACCGGCTGGTCTCGGAAATCGGCAAAGTGATCGTCGGCCAGCAGTACATGATCGAGCGTCTCCTGATCGGCCTGTTGACCAATGGACACATCCTGCTCGAAGGGGTGCCGGGCCTGGCCAAGACCCTGGCGGTGCGTACCCTGGCTTCGACGGTCTCGGCGCGGTTCCAGCGGATCCAGTTCACGCCGGACCTGCTCCCCGCCGACCTCACCGGCACCATGATCTACCAGGCGAACAGCGGCGAGTTCATCGCCAAGAAGGGTCCGATTTTCGCCCACCTCATCCTGGCGGACGAAATCAACCGGGCGCCCGCTAAAGTGCAGAGCGCGCTCCTGGAATCCATGCAGGAGCACCAGGTAACCATCGGCGACGAGACCTTCCCGCTGGAGGATCCCTTTCTCGTCCTCGCCACGCAGAATCCCATCGAGCAGGAAGGGACCTACCCCCTTCCGGAAGCCCAGGTCGACCGGTTCATGCTCAAGTTGACGACGACCTATCCGCGCAAGGAAGAGGAACTGGAGATCCTGAACCGCATGACCTCCGGTGAGCCGGCGGAAGTGGACCAGGTCGTGTCGCTGGAGGATATCGTCCGCGCGAGATCGATCATCAACAGGGTCTACATGGACGATAAGATCAAGCAGTATATCGTCGATCTGGTCTTCGCGACCCGCAAACCGGAGGACTACGGCGAACTCGCCGAAATCCGGGACCTGGTGGAGTACGGCGCTTCGCCCCGGGCGACGATCTACCTGGCGACGGCCGCGCGCGCGCATGCCTTCCTGCGCCGCAGGGGCTACGTTACCCCGGAGGACGTGAAGTCGATCGGGATGGACGTGATGCGTCACCGCGTCATCGTCACCTACGAGGCCGAGGCGGAGGACATGACCTCGGAACAGATTCTTCAGCGCGTCTTCGACTGTGTAGAGATCCCTTGATACCCAGGCAGATCATCCAGAAGATCCGGCAGATCGAGATCCGGACCAAGCATCTCGTGAACGACGTATTCAGCGGAGAGTACCACAGCGTCTTCAAGGGACGCGGCATGGAATTCGCCGAGGTGCGCGAATACGAGCCGGGCGACGAGATCCGGTCGATCGACTGGAACGTCACCGCCCGCCTGGGGCGCCCCTATATCAAGCGCTTCATCGAGGAACGGGAACTGACGGTCATCCTCATGGCCGACGTCAGCGCATCGGGTCATTTCGGCACGGTGAACCAGATGAAGAGCGAGATCACCGCGGAGATCTGCGCGCTGCTGGCTTACGCGGCGATCCAGAACAACGACCGTGTCGGCCTGCTCATGTTCACCGACCAGATCGAGAAGTACATCCCGCCGAAGAAGGGCCGGACCCACATTCTTCGGGTGATCCGGGAAGTACTTTACAACCAGCCCGAACACACCGGCACCGACATCACGCAGGCGCTTGAATACCTGAACCGGCTGCTGACGCGCAGGAGCATTGTCTTCATCCTGTCCGATTTCCTGACAGCGGACTATATCAAGCCCCTGCGCGTGGCCAGCAAACGCCACGACGTGGTCGCCGTCACGATCACGGACCCGAGAGAACTCAGCCTGCCCGGCATCGGCCTGGTCGAACTGCAGGACGCGGAGACAGGAGAAGAGGTGCTCATCGACACCGGCAACGCCGAATGGCGCAGGCAGTACGCCGAATACAACGAAGCCCTTCGCGAAGACCGCGACCAGCAGTTCAGGGTGACCGGCGTGGACGCCATACACATCCGCACGGACGAGCCCTATATCGATCCGCTGCTGCAGTTCTTCAAATTGCGCGAGCGCAAATTCGCGCGGTGAATCGATACCGTTGCGAAGGATGCGTCCAGGCGCCCGCCCGTTCGACGATGATGACCTGCCTGGACCAGGAGAATCGAAGCCGTCGCTTCAGCCGCGTAAAGGCACGGTCCGAAGGATCGGGCCGGGGGGCAACAAAGGCTTGCGTTTCATCACTTTGTGCGCTAAATTAGGTTACTTTGAAAACCGTCGCGCGATTCGCGCGAAGCTTGTGGTAAAGTCACCGGGAGCCTGACTTGATAGAAGTAAGGGACCTGACCAAGAAGTACGGTAATTTCACCGCGGTGCGGGACGTGAGTTTCGAGGTGGAAAAGGGCGAGATTCTCGGATTCCTCGGACCGAACGCGGCTGGCAAGACCACCACCATGCGGGTGCTGACGTGCTTCATGCCCGCGACGGCCGGCACGGCCCGGGTGGCGGGGTTCGACACCTTCAGCCAGTCCCTCGATGTGCGCCGCAGGGTGGGATACCTGCCGGAGAACGTCCCGCTCTACCTGGACATGCGGGTCCGTCCCTACCTGGAGTTTATCGCCAGGATCAAGGACATCCCGTCCCGCGATCGCAAAAAGGCCGTCAACCGCGTGATCGAATTGACCTCCCTGGAAGAGGTCGAAAATCGGATCGTCGGTCATTGTTCCAAGGGTTTCCGTCAAAGGGTGGGCCTGGCCC
This window encodes:
- a CDS encoding DUF58 domain-containing protein, which codes for MIPRQIIQKIRQIEIRTKHLVNDVFSGEYHSVFKGRGMEFAEVREYEPGDEIRSIDWNVTARLGRPYIKRFIEERELTVILMADVSASGHFGTVNQMKSEITAEICALLAYAAIQNNDRVGLLMFTDQIEKYIPPKKGRTHILRVIREVLYNQPEHTGTDITQALEYLNRLLTRRSIVFILSDFLTADYIKPLRVASKRHDVVAVTITDPRELSLPGIGLVELQDAETGEEVLIDTGNAEWRRQYAEYNEALREDRDQQFRVTGVDAIHIRTDEPYIDPLLQFFKLRERKFAR